The sequence below is a genomic window from Pseudomonas cannabina.
GTGGTCTCGCGCCATGCGTGCGCCCCGGCGATGCCGACGTCGGCCGAACTCGATTACCTGTTCAATAGCCCCGAGCCGATCACCCGGCCTGATCAGGATGTCGCTTTGCAGCGCCTGCATCAGGTCAGCGTGGCGCGCAAACAATGGAAACAACTGTTCATCTTTGCGTTCGATCACCGCGGCCAACTGGTCGAACTGGCACAGCAGGCCGGGCGTGATCTGAGCAGCATCAGCCAGCTCAAGCAGCTGTTCGTGCAAGCGGTCGAGCGGGTGGAAGCCGATTTGCGCAAACGGGGCATCGAAGCCGACGTGGGCCTGCTCGCCGATCAGCGCTTCGGCCAGGATTCGCTGAATGCGGCCACCGGGCGAGGCTGGTGGATTGCGCGCCCGGTGGAGGTGCAGGGTTCAAGGCCGCTGGCATTCGAGCACGGCCGCTCCATCGGCAGCAATCTGATCAACTGGCCGCAGGAGCAGATCATCAAGTGTCTGGTGCAATATCACCCTGACGACGAACCGATGCTGCGTCTGGAACAGGAAGCACAGATCAAGGCGCTGTACGACGCTTCTAAAGTCAGCGGCCACGAACTGCTGCTGGAAATCATTCCGCCCAAGGATCACCCGTCGCCTCATCCGGATGTGATGTTCCGTGCAGTCAAGCGCCTGTACAACCTCGGTATCTACCCGGCGTGGTGGAAGATCGAGGCGCAGACGGCTGACGTCTGGCAGCAACTGGACGAGCTGATTCAACAGCGTGACCCTTACTGCCGTGGCGTGGTGCTGCTGGGCCTCAATGCGCCGGTCGAAGCGCTGGCCGAAGGGTTCGCACAGGCTCGTCACAGCCGTACCTGCAAAGGTTTTGCCGTGGGCCGGACGATCTTTCGCGAGCCAAGCCGGGCCTGGATGGCCGGTGAAATCGACGATGCGGCGTTGGTCAGCCGGGTGCAAGGCACGTTCAACTGGCTGATCGAGTCGTGGCGCGAAAGCCGCGCCTGAAGCGTTTTTGATTGGTGCAGCGAAAACTACAGAACGCGATAACAACAAAAAGGTGCAGCCATGCCTGTTTCAGCTTCCACGCCCAAGATCCGCATCGGTATCAACCCGATCTCCTGGAGCAACGACGACTTGCCGGCTCTCGGCGGAGAGACGCCTTTGAGCACCGCGCTGAGCGAAGGCAAAGCCATCGGCTACGAAGGGTTCGAGCTCAACGGTAAATTCCCCAAGGACGCCAAGGGCGTCGGCGATGTGCTGCGGCCCTATGACCTGGCGCTGGTGTCCGGCTGGTACTCGAGCCGGCTGGCGCAGCGATCCGTGGCCGAAGAGATCGAGGCCATTACCCCGCATGTTCAGTTGCTCGCCGAAAACGGCGCGTCAGTGCTGGTGTATGGCGAAGTGGCCGATTCCATTCAGGGT
It includes:
- a CDS encoding bifunctional 5-dehydro-2-deoxygluconokinase/5-dehydro-2-deoxyphosphogluconate aldolase, yielding MGQTRFATGRQLDLICLGRLGVDLYAQQVGARLEDVSSFAKYLGGSSANIAFRTARLGLKTAMLSRVGDDHMGRFLIESLAREGCDVSAIKRDPERLTAMVLLGLKDRETFPLVFYRENCADMALRAEDIDEQQIASSKALLITGTHFSTDQVFKASSQALEYAEKHNVKRVLDIDYRPVLWGLAGKADGETRFVADQQVSQHVQRILPRFDLIVGTEEEFQIAGGSTDLLTALRTVRELTAATLVVKLGPQGCTVIHGAIPARLEDGAIYPGVRVEVLNVLGAGDAFMSGFLSGWLNDASDERCCQLANACGGLVVSRHACAPAMPTSAELDYLFNSPEPITRPDQDVALQRLHQVSVARKQWKQLFIFAFDHRGQLVELAQQAGRDLSSISQLKQLFVQAVERVEADLRKRGIEADVGLLADQRFGQDSLNAATGRGWWIARPVEVQGSRPLAFEHGRSIGSNLINWPQEQIIKCLVQYHPDDEPMLRLEQEAQIKALYDASKVSGHELLLEIIPPKDHPSPHPDVMFRAVKRLYNLGIYPAWWKIEAQTADVWQQLDELIQQRDPYCRGVVLLGLNAPVEALAEGFAQARHSRTCKGFAVGRTIFREPSRAWMAGEIDDAALVSRVQGTFNWLIESWRESRA